ATGGCACCCTCGTCGCCCCCTCTGACTACAACGCCATCGGGAACGTCGGTAATTGGCTACTATTCGAGGGCGCAGACGGCGTTACTATACGTGGCGGTACCCTCGACGGCCAGGGTGCTCCCCTGTGGGCTTGCAAGAAATCTGGCAGAAACTGCCCTACTGGCGCGACAGTAAGTTTTGTCATTGAGACATGTTAGGGTGTAATTACCTTTCTTTCGAAAacttttatgtttgtttttttttctcaatttttagttatgttatggTGCAATTAATGGAGCTTGGATTAAGagttttgggggggggggggggtgcaTGGTTTAGTTCCTGATTGGGTGTCAAGAGATGTATCACTTTAGGAAAACTGCCATAGATAAGATAACTAAATTTGAGGTTAGTGAGGAAGTGGTGGAGGTTCACAGTTATTTGAGAAGATAATCCCATTTTGAGCACATTAATGCTGAGATATAGCTAGCTgcttattcaaaattaaaattataattaattctacttACTTATTGgtttattaattgtatatattaagcCTGCTGCATGGAAAATGGTTCCTATTTCCCAAATACATTGCTGAATTTGAGGTCAATGGTTTATTCTTGaagaaacaataaattatatatatataaggttcTTCTAGCTAATTAAGAAtttgtaaagaaaaaattgtctATCGtgttttcataattaatgaataaattaggCATACCCTTACATGAAAACCTACAATTTTGAAAAGCATAGTCtaccaagaaaacaaattacaagTGTGTATGGTAAGAGTTATGAATATGtttaagaaattttcattaaatggaGTTTTCACTACtcaatgtatatttatatatttgaagctAGAACTAATTGATTAATgtttttacttaataatttttatgtaaagcAACCGGAATGTTAATCTTTATAATGTATATGTTTGTTATTTGTGTATATATGCAGACATTGGGGTTTTCTAATTCCAAAAATGTGGCGGTAAGTGGATTGAGGTCCCTAAATAGCCAAATGTTCCACATAGTGATCAACGGTTGCGAAAATGTGAAGTTGCAAGGAGTGAAGGTATTGGCCTCTGGAAATAGTCCAAATACTGATGGAATTCATGTCCAGTTATCGACAGGGATCACTATTTTGAACTCTAAAATTAGCACTGGTGACGATTGCATCTCAATAGGGCCGGGCGCCACCAACTTGTGGATTGAAAATGTTGGCTGTGGCCCCGGCCATGGCATTAGGTAATATTGTTGTcacatatgaaataattaatttttttgttttgggggGGAAATTACTAATGTGGACATGGATGCAGTATTGGAAGTCTAGGGAAGGATTATGAAGAGGCAGGGGTACGAAATGTGACTGTGAAAACTACAACATTCAAGAATACGCAAAATGGTTTGAGGATAAAGACATGGGCAAGACCAAGCAAAGGGTTTGTGAAGGGTGTTTTCTTCCAGCATGCTGTTATGACCAATGTACAAAATCCCATTGTTATTGACCAGAATTACTGCCCAGACCACAAAAACTGTCCTGGACaggtacaatatatatatatatatatatatatatatttccttcttttttttttctctattattattattattacttattaTAGGTGATTTGGAAGAGACGAGGTATAACACAGGTAGACGCCCGAATATTCACGTGATTCAGGGAGATATAAGCTGTTTATCTCATGGGATCAATGAATTGGGatttacataatataatttaggaaTTCTGAGAGTAAAACGTGTAAAACAAGTATTAACTATTCAGTTAGACATTGAACACGAAACAACCTTAAAGAAGAAACCAACCTCCTAAGGAAGTTATGTACTGCTCACCATTCTTACCACCTTAGGCAAACAAATCTTTGaactaacaattaattttctaaaaataataattattttttaacttatgaAATGTCTTTTCTCTGACAGGTATCGGGTGTGAAAATCAGTGATGTTACTTATCAAGACATTCAAGGAACGTCAGCAACGCAAGTAGCTGTGAAATTCGACTGTAGCAAGAGGAGTCCATGCCAAGGCATTAGGTTAGAAGATGTAAAGCTGAGCTACAAAAATCGAGCGGCTGAAGCATCATGCTCAAATGCAGCTGGGACGACGGCCGGTATCATCGAACCATCGAGCTGCTTGTACTGATGAGGAAGGAAGGACACATGCATGAGTGCAGTATTCAGTATTAATTAACTAGGTTTTGCTTGAGCCTGTGGCTGTGCCATCATCGTGTTAGCCTGGCCTtgcacataattaattaatactatataCGTACCTACAAATCGTTTTAGCTTGAgatcattaatttaattaagtatcAAGGGCTAAAGttgtatgaaaatgaaatgtaaAGGACTATTAATGATCTCTGCTCcccaattataaatatttaattggttaaATTGAGATCCCATGATTATAGGTTTTATTCCATCAACATGTGGGATGTTTATTCTACTTTAACAATAGGTgttgttctattttattaatagttGATAATTGGTGTGTGAAACCCATGATCTTAGAGGTCATGGTTTCGAATTCAACTTATGTGTGGGAGTCTATTGAATAGTAGGTGTTATTTTTACTGTAATACTAGGTGTtgattagattttatttttttgatattattgattagaGCATGATACCTAACAGGAATggttgtaaataatttattttaattaataatagttaaaaattgataaaatctgtaATTTTGGGGCATATGAggttttaattattgaaattaaccCTAATGAATAAAACAAGATTTTGTTGATGACAAATAGATGTGGGTGAGGCTAAAAGCTTTTATATGAAGTAGAAACATGCCTAACCTATAATTATGCAGAGGCCTAAACCAAAAATTCTTagatattctaaataaaaaaaataaaatcaggtTAGAGATAGAGATGTGTCTATTAAGATAAATGAGAGTagtaattttcagaatttagGGTTTAGACCCAAGGAAAATTCGTACCTCAACAAATCAATTAAGCTTGATCACACAAAATCATGATTAGAactatatttgaatatttgttcTAGtcatatatatcacaaaattatGTACTTAATTAAGTTGCTTTAATTACCTAATTAAATCCTTTTATAGGTAAGCAGCTAATTATCctcataataatttgaaaaagtgGGTAGCTGCAGCCACAAAATCGGCTTATGTCCCGCCTAATAATCCTCCACATATCACATGGCTTAATTGCTTAACCTAATAATTAAGTAACGTTTGACTCTATCCTCATCATTCACAAAACAAAAACCGCATTGATTAACAACGCCGTACGTACTTATATGCACAAAGTCGCTATCCCTTTATCATTAATGTTCATGCatccccccccttttttttgataaaaaattatatctgttCAGttaatacattataaataaattataataattcatataaagtaAGAtagaatttcttatttattatgcCATACATTACATAAACCTATTCAAcggaatataattttttggtcaaCTGCATATTCCctccatttaattaattttaacatgaCTTTTTTCTGAATTAAATAAGCCaatgtttgatttatttttttttaaaaaaaaaactatagtTATATTAGAAgatattaattgttttaacCTAAAAGTAAGTGTTCAGTATTTAGAACTTAAGTTAAGAAATACGTATGCATAACAAATTGTGGGAGCAGAATCTAAGATATTAAAGTCAACTTAAACATTCTCGGCACcccaaatataattaacagcATGTGCAGGCTACGACAAACTGATGGTTCTTAaatcactaatttaaattagctgctcatataaatgataattagacaaaatattgaatactattatttatgcTCATCTCTACTATTTCCAGAggattttattgtataattatatattttggatcATGTAAGAGTGATGACtgcaaattttgatgaaaattgaagtATTTGGATCCATAATGGAGCAAGAAGATggaaatagaataaatttgaacaCTGAatcatgaataaattaaaattcttcatCTATTGGAATATATCCTCTCATCACATGATTGTTAAATTGCAATAGCTTATCACATGAGCCGTACATATCATAACATGAAATTGAAGTAAGCCATCACGTTATGATGagaaataaatacatacttgccattattaattaatgccAACTCACTCTCTACGTACAACATAAATTCAACTGAAATATGACAGTTGAAAAGCTCAAATCCCCATATAAATACTACCCCAACCGTCTCTCTTTTCACCATAATTCCTACCTTCTTCTACTTGGGTAAAAACCAAAACAAACATGATTTCTCTAGTCTCCATAATTTTGCTCCTTCATTTCTTGTTTGGGAATGCTGCCTTAACATTCAATGTGATCAAATTTGGTGCTAAAGCAGATGGGAAAACTGATGCAACTCAGCCTTTCCTTAGGGCTTGGGCCTCCGCCTGCAACTCCATGGTAACGTCCACAATTTATGTGCCCAAAGGAAGTTTCTTGATTAGGTTTGCAGAGTTCAGAGGTCCATGCAAAAGCGCGATCAAGCTCCGAATTGACGGCACTCTTATAGCTCCAAAGGACTATCGTGCCCTTGGAAACTCCGGCAACTGGATTTTGTTCATTCAAGTGAACCGGATTTCAGTCATCGGAGGAGCTCTCGATGCTATGGGGGATGGAGTTTGGAAATGCAAGAAGGCCGGCCAAAATTGCCCGGTCGGAGCACGGGTAAGTTTGTCATTTCACACTCATCCCTACTTTTTCATGATCAGGTCAATAGCTAGGTCtagctaattaattagtaaagaaattaacttcataagttgattaataatttaacttttcCAACTTGACATGTCACATGTGCATTGAAGAATTAATCCAGAATTTGGTAACTTAACTACCCTAATTGTATAAGCTCgctcatcattaattaatgGCCTTTCGTTCTTAATGATATGCGTGTTTATAATCATTTGATTCTAGAAACAAGCATTtagatttttcaaatatttacaccttatttttagttatgttGCAAATTGCAGTCTCTAACGTTCAATTGGGTGAAGGATGCGCAAATTAGTGGGTTAACATCGATGAATAGCCAACTAATGCATCTGGTGATCAATAGCTGCAAGAATGTGAAGGTGAGTAATGTGAAGATTATAGCTCCACACGACAGCCCTAACACAGATGGAATACATGTACAATCCTCTACTGGTGTTACTATCAAAAACAGTGTCATAAAAACTGGAGATGACTGCATATCAATCGGGCCAGGGACCAGGAATTTGTGGATGGAGAAAATACAATGTGGTCCTGGACATGGAGTCaggtaattatatattttcctttaattatACATGGGGAAATTCATCGACTCAAACTAATACTAATTACATTTGTTATGTGATAAATACGTACACagttctaatttatttatttatggcaTATAAGTTATAAgcactttatttttattgtacatTTTGACATGCAGCATAGGGAGCTTGGGAAGAGATTTTAACGAAGATGGTGTGGAAAATGTGACATTGATAAATTCGGTTTTCAGCGGGTCAGATAACGGGTTACGGATAAAAACATGGGGCAGGGCCAGCAAAGGGTTTGTGAGAAATATCAAGTATCAAAACATAGTTATGAGGAACGTTGAGAACCCAATTATCATAGACCAAAATTACTGCCCCAACAACCGAGGTTGTCCTGGCCAGGTAcgtatgtatatttatttacatcaTAATGATGATTCATGTTTGTACTCATCACTCTCgtaccaaaaatacaaaatctaaatgtgtatttatttccttttgttggtgttttttcaattttgacaGAGTTCTGGAATCAAGATTAGTGAAGTGAGTTACCAAAATATTCAAGGAACATCAGCAACACAAGTTGCCATGGTTTTTGATTGTAGCTCTACTAACCCATGCCGCGGGATCAAACTCACCGACATTAAACTCACTTATCTGAAAACAAACAAGGCTCAATCCTTCTGCAAAAACGTCGGCGGGACCTCCGGCGGTGTCATCCTGCCCGATAATTGCTTGTAAACTAATAGTTACATCCGACggaagaataataataataaccaaaaaagaaaaacatggaATGAAGAAAGTTATGGCCGGCCTCGCTATTTTAAGTACGATTAGGGGGCATAATTAAGATGCAATTTACTCAAAAGTAGAAGTAGTTTCTGGCTTCTCATTGAGTTTGATGATCAACTCCTACATTGATATATAGACACATTCTCTGATGTAACCACATCgataatgtttattacattcaATAGGGAGGAGTGAGtatatatcttaaaatatatatatttacaactTTAATTTCTTCCTTATGTTAAAATTGGATGGGGTCGTACCTGTGGCATAGATAGTTGATGTTGGATCAATTACATGACACGTGTTTAGTTGGGAATGTTATAAGGCTGATCTTAAGCCACCACCACGCAAGCGCCATCAACTTTATTACGCGGTAACAAGGTACCACTAAAAATTCTGGCTGCATCGCTGATCTCACgcatcaataattatatatatatatatatatatgtagcgATAAGTATAAATGATCTATAATAGTGTGATTCTACATCCTTGCTAATGAACAAAAACAATTTCCTGTTGCTTCACAAAATTTGCCTATCAATgactatatctatatattcaCCCTTCTCATAATAGCGAGACCATCTGATCTAGACAGTATAATGATGAtcatatgtattataatcACTTAGACGTCTAAATTTCGTGTAAACTACCTCAAGGGTGAAGACCGATGGTGTGCGCTACCTTCACTCCGTTTGGAAGTGTTGCCACTTCTCGGCTCTGTACGAAGTGTATTTCCAGAGAAACAATGCCGCACAGTTACCCTGTGAGTTTTCATATCAGTAGAACAACTGCCTCTTATGGTCACCAACATGATCATTTCCTTGTCTCTGGTGTCCTCAGACCACCAGCTTTGTGGGATCCCCTCGACGAGTTCTTCCAACTTGTGGGACTCTTCATGATGTACTGATATATCCACAACTTGATCCGGTTTGATCATGCCGGCCGCAGGTGTGACCTGATCCACAGCttgaaagttttaaaatttttgtgcGAAAAAGCACACTGACGAATGGATTGCTTGAAATTACCTCAAGCCAACGAGGGAAACTAAGCGAGCCTCTTGGTTTGTAATCTGGAGCCGCTTCTTCCTCCTTGATGGTGCAGTGGCCTTCACATACAATATGGAAAAAGACCGTCTCTTCCCCACTTCGGTTGGTGATTTTCAAGTTGAACGTGTCTTGGTTCTGGAGCGATATCTGGTTTGTACTAACAGTTGTTTCCGGGACAAAGCGTAAAGCATCAAGATAGCCTTTGATTGCATCATTTGTGTGAAGTATTCTTCCGAACTCCTGTCTCCTTACCGACTTATCCACATATGCAATGTCCACATTGAGCTTGCATCGGACGGGTTTATGATCACTTTCAATCACATCCATGCGAGCTTCGTATCTTTaatcaaaaaacaaacatagctATTAAGAAACAGAAAGGGGGAatctctaattaatataaatcatGACTAGAGAATAtaccaatataaattttcaaaatcaatatatatatttttaatatgtccgggatgtctatatatataataattagaaatttacAAGTGAATGACTTACTGATATATGGAAGCAATTACGGGGCATTCTAAACTGCATTCTTTTGTTGGACCTGTCCTATTATCACGATACAAAATTCGGTCACACCAAGCGGGGATTCGTTTTTTCTCTCCCGAATCATAACCTGAAACAAAAAGGGATTTCATTCAAAATATGGTAT
The window above is part of the Sesamum indicum cultivar Zhongzhi No. 13 linkage group LG7, S_indicum_v1.0, whole genome shotgun sequence genome. Proteins encoded here:
- the LOC105167159 gene encoding polygalacturonase-like, which encodes MHMPIHPNFMALLFFFFFCQSLAFATTYNILDFGAKPHANSDSTNSLSKAWSLACASTKPSTVYIPQGRFLLKNLHFKGPCRNKAITFRIDGTLVAPSDYNAIGNVGNWLLFEGADGVTIRGGTLDGQGAPLWACKKSGRNCPTGATTLGFSNSKNVAVSGLRSLNSQMFHIVINGCENVKLQGVKVLASGNSPNTDGIHVQLSTGITILNSKISTGDDCISIGPGATNLWIENVGCGPGHGISIGSLGKDYEEAGVRNVTVKTTTFKNTQNGLRIKTWARPSKGFVKGVFFQHAVMTNVQNPIVIDQNYCPDHKNCPGQVSGVKISDVTYQDIQGTSATQVAVKFDCSKRSPCQGIRLEDVKLSYKNRAAEASCSNAAGTTAGIIEPSSCLY
- the LOC105167213 gene encoding polygalacturonase; its protein translation is MISLVSIILLLHFLFGNAALTFNVIKFGAKADGKTDATQPFLRAWASACNSMVTSTIYVPKGSFLIRFAEFRGPCKSAIKLRIDGTLIAPKDYRALGNSGNWILFIQVNRISVIGGALDAMGDGVWKCKKAGQNCPVGARSLTFNWVKDAQISGLTSMNSQLMHLVINSCKNVKVSNVKIIAPHDSPNTDGIHVQSSTGVTIKNSVIKTGDDCISIGPGTRNLWMEKIQCGPGHGVSIGSLGRDFNEDGVENVTLINSVFSGSDNGLRIKTWGRASKGFVRNIKYQNIVMRNVENPIIIDQNYCPNNRGCPGQSSGIKISEVSYQNIQGTSATQVAMVFDCSSTNPCRGIKLTDIKLTYLKTNKAQSFCKNVGGTSGGVILPDNCL